TCGAATCCCTCCAGCTCCACGTTCAGTAGCCGCACCGCCAGGCCGTCACGTGCGCGCGCGTCGTCGAGCACGCCCGTCGCGATCGCCGTGCTCTCGATGATCGAGCCGTAGCCGGCGGAATTGGTCGGATCCGCGGAGGCGTCCTCCCAGGCGCTGCGGGCCAGCTCGAACGCCGTGCGCTGCATGCTGAACCCCAGCGGACTCTCGGCCGTGACCAGGCGCCCCTCGGCGTCCACGCGGCTGCGCACCCGCACCCCGGCGAACTCCTGCTCGATGGTCCACGCCGGTACCGTGTCGTACGTCTCGATGCGCCAGGTCTCCGAGTCCGGCTGCCACGTCACGCTGTCCGGCACGAGTACGGTGTCGCGCGCCGTGACCACCAGCCGCACGTCGCGGGTGTCCAGCACCGACGGGTCGAACACGCGGGCGCTGAGCTCGGCGCCGACCTCCAGGCGCCCGGACGCCGCCAGCCGCAGAGTCAGCGCTGAGGGGAGCAGCACATCGGCGGGTAGGCGGTGAGCGCGGCCGCCACCCGAGCCGTCGTCTATCGTCAGGGCCAGGACGCCGTCTTCGCCGGCCTCTCCGGCGGCGGAGAAACGCCCGATCTCGGAGTCCAGGTCGAACGCGAACCCGCGCACGCCCAGCGCTTCGTCGAGCGTCAGCTCGGTGCGCACGGTCGCGCGATGGACGCTGTCGAGCGCGGGCACGTCCAGTGTGAGCAGGTCGTCGTAGATGAAGCCGTCCGGCAGCGTGTCCAGGCGCGAGCTGGCGATGCCGATGGCCTGGTCGTCGGAGCGTACCGTGTAGAAGAAGGAACCGGGCCCGAGCGAGGCCGCCGAGGCCGCCAGCAGGGCTTCCGGGGCGCGGAAGGCCACGCGGCGGATCTGCCAACCGACGAGACCCAGCCAGACCACCAGGATCGCGCCGCCCAGGGCGCGGCGCGGCGTCACTCTCCCTCGCCGTCGTCCACGCACGCGCGCACCCACTCCATGTAGGATACGAGTCCCGTGGAGACGTCCAGGACCAGTACTTCCGGAACGTCGTAAGGGTGCATCTCGGCAACGCGCCTGATCATCGTCGGCGCCGCGCTCTGTGTCGTCTTGAGCACCACGAGGACCTCCGCCGCCTCTTCCACCGCCCCTTGCCATCGATAAATCGAGCGCGAGCCGGCCACGATGTTGCCGCAGGCCGCGAGCCGCTCCTCCACCAGAATCCGCACGATGCGCCCGGCTGTTTCCTCGTCGGGCGCCGACATGAGCGCCACGCGCACGTCGCTCACGCGCTGCCTCCCTTCCCCGCCCTCAGTCGTCCGAGTCGCCTCCGGGCTCTTGCTCCGGCACGAACTCGGCGATGACGTCGTCCTCGGTGTCGTAAAGCGCCTCGATCGTATCGGCGTAACGCTCCAAAACGACCCGCCGCTTGACCGACTGCTTCGGCGTCAACTCACCCGACTCGATCGTGAACGGGTGCTCCAGCAGGCCGATCTTCTTGGGGGTCTGGTAGCGGGCCAGGCGCGCGAAGCACGCGAACACCTCGTCGAACATCTTTCTCTGCACGGTGGCATTCTCGATGAGCGCGCGTTCGGTGTCGACGCGCACTCCGTTGGCCGCGGCCCACGGCGCTAGGGCGTTGAAGTCCGGAACCACCAGGAGCACGGTGTAGGGCTTCCGATCCCCCACCATGACGACCTCCTGGACGAACTTGTTGGCCTTCGCCGCCTGCTCGATGGGCGCCGGGGCCACGTTCTTTCCGCCCGCCGTTACCAGGATTTCCTTCTTGCGATCGGTGATCTTGAGGAACCCATCGGCATCGATTTCGCCGATGTCGCCCGTGTGGAACCAGCCGTCCACGAGTGCCGCCTCGGTCTCCTCCGGCAGGTTGTAGTATCCCGGCATGACCTGCGGACCGCGGATCAGGATTTCCCCGTCGTCGGCGATCTTCACTTCTGTTCCGGGGATCGGCTTGCCCACGGTGCCGATGCGCCGATTCTCGGGGGTGTTCACGTTCGTTACGGGCGACGTCTCGGAGAGTCCGTACCCCTCCAGGATCAGAACGCCGGCGGCGTGGAAGA
The Gemmatimonadota bacterium genome window above contains:
- the cutA gene encoding divalent-cation tolerance protein CutA, translating into MSDVRVALMSAPDEETAGRIVRILVEERLAACGNIVAGSRSIYRWQGAVEEAAEVLVVLKTTQSAAPTMIRRVAEMHPYDVPEVLVLDVSTGLVSYMEWVRACVDDGEGE
- a CDS encoding transglutaminase domain-containing protein codes for the protein MTPRRALGGAILVVWLGLVGWQIRRVAFRAPEALLAASAASLGPGSFFYTVRSDDQAIGIASSRLDTLPDGFIYDDLLTLDVPALDSVHRATVRTELTLDEALGVRGFAFDLDSEIGRFSAAGEAGEDGVLALTIDDGSGGGRAHRLPADVLLPSALTLRLAASGRLEVGAELSARVFDPSVLDTRDVRLVVTARDTVLVPDSVTWQPDSETWRIETYDTVPAWTIEQEFAGVRVRSRVDAEGRLVTAESPLGFSMQRTAFELARSAWEDASADPTNSAGYGSIIESTAIATGVLDDARARDGLAVRLLNVELEGFDLAGGRQALAGDTLRVTTETLGADAGWALPWTAPPGIPPADLARSLAATPLVQSDDPRIQEAARAIVGGEMDPTAVARLINEWVYDALEKNVTLSLPSALQVLDAREGDCNEHTVLYVALARSLGLPARTAAGLVHMGERFYYHAWPEVWLDDRWVAVDPTLGQFPADASHLRFLVGGLARQVELLRLIGRLRLEVVA